One stretch of Aythya fuligula isolate bAytFul2 chromosome 24, bAytFul2.pri, whole genome shotgun sequence DNA includes these proteins:
- the FMNL1 gene encoding formin-like protein 1: TPPRPPPPARQPMPAAAELEERFSRVLNSMNLPPDKMQLLSQYDNEKKWELVCDQERFQVKNPPSAYIQKLKSYLDTGGVSRKFKRRVQESTQVLRELEISLRTNYIGWVQEFLNEENKGLDVLLEYLAFAQCSVAYDMESTENGSPGSDKGKPLERSLEDLSKSNSSSPTQGVSKVRHLTVSCCLSNQHIHTLLHHVHPSVPCSAPGSDGDSCPRSPGSSYSPRLNPSHSRKALRNSRIVSQKDDVHVCIMCLRAIMNYQSGFSLVMNHPACVNEITLSLNNKNARTKALVLELLAAVCLVRGGHDIILAAFDNFKEVCGEKNRFEKLMEYFRNEDSNIDFMVACMQFINIVVHSVENMNFRVFLQYEFTHLGLDQYLENLRLTESDKLQVQIQAYLDNVFDVGAMLEDSETKTAVLEHMEELQEHVSQLTEKLQDAENDSMAKIAELEKQLSQARRELEALREQLSPPRPPSPPAPQPQECYRLALERRLAELEEKGLVQILRGPDGDVAIEIVPVVIETAAAPVVTTEATAASTDAPAPAPGPVPPPPPPPPLGGESPAGPPAAGGSVKVKKPIQTKFRMPVFNWVALKPSQIDGTVFTELNDEKVLQELDMSDFEEQFKTKAQGPALDISALKVKATQKAPSKVTLMESNRAKNLAITLRKGGRSIQDICTAIETYDQQALSLDFLELLLRFLPTEYERTLIGKFEREQQPPEELSDEDQFMIRFSKIPRLAERMNVMIFLGNFNDTAQLLMPQLNAIIAASMSLKSSSKLRNILEIVLAFGNYMNSSKRGAAYGFRLQSLDALLEMKSTDRKQTLLHYLVRVITEKYPELTGFHTELHFLDKAGSVSLDSVLQDVRSLQQGMELTRKEFMRQDDSPVLKEFLKANSEVMEKLQADSKTAKEAYESAVEYFGENPKNSPPTTFFPMFMRFIRAYKKAEQDIELWKKQEAAAKEAESSPNGSEDQLDTKSPMQKARRQQMDMIAELKKKQMVKEPLIYEGKDGAIEDIISDLRNNPYRRADKGRGSAKKRAVGQSLQATPDISL; this comes from the exons AACTCCATGAACCTGCCCCCCGACAAGATGCAGCTGCTCAGCCAGTATGACAACGAGAAGAAATGGGAGCTCGTCTGCGACCAG GAGCGCTTCCAGGTGAAAAACCCACCGTCTGCCTACATCCAGAAGCTGAAGAGCTACTTGGACACGGGCGGCGTGAGCAGGAAG TTCAAGCGACGAGTGCAGGAGTCGACACAGGTGCTCCGGGAGCTGGAGATTTCCTTAAGGACCAACTACATCGG CTGGGTCCAGGAGTTTCTCAACGAGGAGAACAAGGGGCTGGACGTGCTGCTGGAGTACCTCGCCTTCGCCCAGTGCTCCGTCGC GTACGACATGGAGAGCACTGAGAACGGCAGCCCGGGCTCCGACAAGGGCAAGCCCCTGGAGCGGTCGCTGGAGGATCTGAGCAAAAGCAACTCCTCGTCCCCCACGCAGGGCGTCTCCAAAGTGCGGCACCTCACCGTCAG ctgctgcctctcgAACCAGCACATCCACACCCTCCTCCACCACGTCCACCCCAGCGTCCCCTGCAGCGCCCCGGGCAGCGATGGGGACAGTTGCCCCAGGTCACCTGGCAGCTCCTATTCGCCCCG GCTCAACCCCTCGCACAGCAGGAAGGCGCTGAGGAATTCCCGCATTGTCAGCCAGAAGGACGACGTCCACGTCTGCATCATGTGTCTCCGTGCCATCATGAACTACCAG TCTGGCTTCAGCCTGGTGATGAACCACCCAGCCTGTGTCAACGAGATCACCCTGAGCCTCAACAACAAGAACGCCAG GACCAAGGCGCtcgtgctggagctgctggctgccgTCTGCCTGGTCCGAGGTGGCCATGACATTATCCTTGCTGCCTTTGACAACTTCAAGGAG gTCTGTGGCGAGAAGAACCGCTTTGAGAAGCTGATGGAGTATTTCCGAAATGAGGACAGCAACATCGACTTCATG GTCGCCTGCATGCAGTTCATCAACATCGTGGTGCACTCGGTGGAGAACATGAACTTCCGTGTCTTCCTGCAGTACGAGTTCACCCACCTGGGGCTTGACCAGTACCTGGAG AACCTGCGGCTCACCGAGAGCGACAAGCTGCAGGTGCAGATCCAAGCCTACCTGGACAACGTTTTTGACGTGGGGGCCATGCTGGAGGACTCGGAGACCAAGACggctgtgctggagcacatggaggagctgcaggagcacgTCAGCCAG CTGACGGAGAAGCTGCAGGATGCGGAGAACGACTCCATGGCCAAGATAGcggagctggagaagcagctgagcCAGGCGCGGCGGGAGCTGGAGGCGCTGCGG gagcagctcagcccGCCGCGGCCACCCAGCccgccagccccacagccccaggagTGCTACCGGCTGGCACTGGAGCGGCGGCTGgcggagctggaggagaaggggtTAGTGCAGATCCTGCGTGGGCCCGATGGAGACGTCGCCATCGAAATTGTCCCCGTCGTCATAGAGACCGCAGCAGCCCCCGTGGTTACCACAGAGGCCACCGCCGCCAGCACAG atgctcctgctccagctccg GGCCCTGTGCCACCCCCCCCACCGCCCCCACCGCTCGGCGGGGAGTCCCCCGCCGGGCCCCCTGCTGCCGGTGGTTCAG TGAAGGTGAAGAAGCCGATCCAGACCAAGTTCCGCATGCCCGTCTTCAACTGGGTGGCGCTGAAGCCGAGCCAGATCGACGGCACTGTCTTCACAGAGCTCAACGATGAGAAGGTGCTGCAG GAGCTGGACATGAGTGACTTCGAGGAGCAGTTCAAGACCAAGGCCCAGGGCCCTGCCCTGGACATCAGCGCCCTCAAGGTGAAGGCCACGCAGAAGGCCCCCAGCAAGGTCACCCTCATGGAGTCCAACCGGGCCAAGAACCTGGCCATCACCCTCCGCAAGGGTGGCCGCAGCATCCAGGACATCTGCACAGCCATCGAGAC gtaCGACCAGCAAGCCCTGAGCCTCGatttcctggagctgctgctgcgcTTCCTGCCCACCGAGTACGAGCGGACGCTGATCGGGAAGTTCGAGCGGGAGCAGCAGCCTCCGGAGGAGCTCTCGGACGAGGACCAGTTCATGATCAGGTTCAGCAAGATCCCGCGCCTGGCCGAGCGCATGAACGTCATGATCTTCCTGGGCAACTTCAACGACACGGCCCAGCTGCTCATGCCG CAACTCAATGCCATCATCGCCGCCTCCATGTCCCTCAAGTCCTCCAGCAAACTGCGCAACATCCTCGAG ATCGTGCTGGCCTTCGGGAACTACATGAACAGCAGCAAGCGCGGGGCTGCCTACGGCTTTCGGCTGCAGAGCCTCGATGCG ctgctggagatgaAGTCGACGGACAGGAAGCAGACACTGCTGCATTACCTGGTGCGGGTGATCACGGAGAAGTACCCTGAGCTCACTGGCTTCCACACCGAGCTGCATTTCCTCGACAAGGCTGGCTCAG TGTCCCTGGACAGCGTGTTGCAGGACGTGcggagcctgcagcagggcatgGAGCTCACCCGCAAGGAGTTCATGCGGCAGGATGACAGCCCCGTGCTCAAGGAGTTCCTCAAGGCCAACTCGGAGGTGAtggagaagctgcaggctgACAGCAAAACTGCCAAG GAGGCATACGAGTCAGCCGTGGAGTACTTCGGGGAGAACCCCAAAAACAGTCCCCCCACGACCTTCTTCCCCATGTTCATGCGCTTCATCAGAGCCTACAAG aaagcagagcaggacatCGAGCTGTGGAAGAAACAAGAGGCTGCGGCCAAAGAGGCAGAATCCAGCCCCAACGGCAGCGAGGACCAGCTCGACACGAAG TCACCCATGCAGAAAGCCAGGCGGCAGCAGATGGATATGATCGCTGAGCTGAAGAAGAAGCAAATGGTGAAGGAGCCGCTCATTTATGAAGGAAAAGACGGTGCCATCGAGGATATTATTTCAG ATCTGCGGAACAACCCCTACCGGCGCGCAGACAAGGGCCGCGGCAGCGCCAAGAAACGGGCTGTGGGGCAGAGCCTGCAGGCGACGCCGGACATCTCGCTGTGA